The Pirellulales bacterium DNA segment CGTCGTGCTATAGCCCATCTTCCCGGCGGCCTGGCTTTTCATTTTCGTGCCGGTTACGTGCTTCACGGCCTTCATCACGCGGGCCGCGGCTTTCGGTTGGCCGCTGTGTTCCAGCAGCATGCTCATCGCGCCGATGGCGGCAATGGGGTTGATGACGTTCTGCCCGGTATACTTGGGCGCACTGCCCCCCATCGGTTCGTACATGCTCACGCCGCCGGGGTCAGGGTTGATGTTCCCGCCGGCCGCCACGCCCAACCCGCCTTGAATCATCGCTCCCAAGTCGGTGATGATGTCGCCGAACATGTTGGTGGTGACAATCACATCGTAATACTCCGGCGTTTTCACCATCCACATGCAGCAGGCGTCGACGTGGTTGTAATCGGCCTTCACGTCGGGGTAGTCTTTCGCCACGGCCTGAAACGCCCGCCACCACAAATCGTGCCCGAAGGTCAGCACGTTGGTTTTCGCCACCAGCGTCAGCATTTTCCCCTTGGGGTTGTTTCGCTTCCGGGTGTATTCAAACGCCCAGCGAATGCAGCGCTCGCAACCTTTGCGGGTATACACCGCCGCCTGCGTGGCCACTTCGTCGGGCGTGTTTTTTTTGAGAAAGCCGCCTACGCCGCAATACAAATCTTCCGTGTTCTCACGGACGACGACAAAGTCGATGTCCTTGGGCCCCTTGCCGGCCAGCGGAGTTTCCACGCCAGGAAACAATTGCACCGGCCGCAAGTTGATGTACTGATCCAGCTCGAACCGCAGCGCCAGCAGCAGCCCTTTTTCGATGATGCCCGGCGCCACGTCGGGATGTCCGACCGCGCCCAAAAACACGGCGTTGAATTTCCGCAGCTCGTCGGCGCCGCCGGCGGGGAGCGTTTCGCCGGTTTTCAAATAGCGCTCGCAGCCCCAATCGAAGTGCGTGGTTTCGTACTTGAAATTTTCCAGCGGGGCCACGGCGTTCAAAATTTTGAGCGCCTCGGCAGTCACTTCCGGCCCGGTGCCGTCTCCGGGAATCACGGCCAATTTCAAAGTTGACATGAAAGAGGGTTCAGGGTTCGGGGTTCAGGAGGGAGAGTCCATGGAGGCAATTCGCGGAGTGGGCATCGATCGGCTGGCGGTTTAGCGGAACTGATCATAAAGCCGCGACCGTTGGTCGCGCAAATCCATCGCAGCGCGAAGCTGCAATTTTAGCCCTGTAGCACAGCGCTCACAAGGAGCGCAAGCCCCACAGCATCGGGGCATTGGCCAAACAAGAAAATCGGGCCCATCGCCCGATTCAATTCTGGCTAAAATCGAAATGCTTGATCGCCTCGCGACCCAGCGGTTGCTTCAAAAACTTTTTGCGGCACTCGGGGCACAAATCGAAGCGCAATTGTTGATACACTTCTTCTTCCTCCACGCCTTCGGTGCCGGTGTCTTCCATCCGCTGGAGCATATCTTGAACTTCCTGCAAGCCGTCACGGTCGTCGTCGGCTTCATCCAGCGCCGGATCCAAGGCAGCGTACACTTCCATTTTCACGACGTACCGTACATCCTGTTCCGTGTCGATTAAACGCTTGCACAGATCACATACATGCTGAATCATCGCACGCACCCCACGATTGAAAAAAGGTAGCCGTCGTTTTCCTTAAGCGACGCGAATTCTTGTTACGTTTTATCCTACCGCCGCCGCGGCGCGCGACGCAAGTGAATCTTCCAAATTTTTTTGCACTCTTGCAGAAGACGGCAAAATTCTTTTTAAAACCTATTGACAACAGCATACCCAGCATGCCTGTCTGGCGCGCACCATTTGCCACGAACGCGCGCAAATTGCTGTACGAGTTTGCACCGCGGTGTTGCGCGGCGCGAACCGCACGAGCCTGCAACCGATCTTGTGGAATCGAGAGCGGCGCTGTTATTGGCCCCGGCCTCATTCCTGCAAGTTAGATTTTGATGATTTTTAATCTCAATCGGATCGAATCAATTTCTCCGACCCCACTGGCAGCCAACTCGCTCCGCTAGCGCGCCGCGGCTAAACATTCTTTTTTCTGCTGCTGTCTACTGCCCGCCGCCCGCTGCTGACTGCCAGCCTCCTACTCCATACCCACTCCCACTGCCCCAAACAAGACTGGTTTGTTACACCCCGCCCAGCTACAATGTATTTTGACGCAAATTCAATGGCGGGTTGGCTGTAAACGGTCTACGTTCGGCTTGCCGCAAGAAGCATTGCGACACGCACCTGGCCCGAGAAGCCGACCTTGCTTGGTAGATGCTGTTGATTGATCCCAGCGGGCGGAGGCTTTGCATGACTGCATTCGCACAGGGCGGACTTAGTTCCAGCGTGTTAGTGCTCAATCGGTTTTACATGGCGGTTCACGTGGTCAACGTCCGCCGGGCGCTGGGCCTGTTGTTCCGCGAGCTGGCCGAAGTCATCCATTTCGAAGAAGGGCAGTACGCCAACTACAACTTCGAAACGTGGCTGGAAATCAGCACGATGCGGGCCGCCAGCAAGCAGCAGCACGAAGATTGGATTCGCGCCGTCAATTTCGAGTTGCAAGCCCCGCGCGTCATCCGTCTGCTTTCATATGATAAAGTGCCGCGGCAAACGCTGCGCTTCAACCGCCGCAACCTGTTCGCCCGCGACGGCAACCATTGCCAGTATTGCGGCAGGGTGTTCCCGACCAGCGAGCTGAGTTTAGATCACGTGATGCCCCGCAGCCGCGGCGGCGAAACCAGTTGGGAAAACGTGGTCTGCGCCTGCGTAAACTGCAACGTCCGCAAAGGGGGCCGGACTCCGCACGAAGCGCACATGAAGCTCGTGCGCCCGCCCATCAAGCCCAAGCGCAGCCCGCTGCTTTCGGTGAAGCTCGACAACCCGAAGTACGAAAGCTGGAAAACCTTCGTCGACAGTGCGTATTGGACCGTCGATTTGAAGTGATTTTTTTCCTCGAGCCGCGTACGTTGGTAAGCGGCTTTCTCGCCTGTTTCACGCTGGCTTACGCGCGCGGCTCTAGGAGACACACAGATCGTCTTGCGATTGCACGGTCGCTCGCCATTTCGGCGATCTCAATTCCCAGCGGCCGCTTATAAATACCGCTCCAAGATGCGGCGGCTAGTGCGGTCCAGCGCGGTGGCGTCGGCAATTAGATAGCGGACCCCGTGGGCGTCGGTAATCAGCGCCCGATCTTGGTCGAGCCGGCGCACGTCGTCCTTGCTTTTCAGCAAAAACTTAGTTTGGCCCCGGTCGGTTTCCACATTCCATTCGCTCGGGTCGGTCTGCATGGAGATGCTCAAAATGCGCTGGATCTTCGGCAGAAATTCCGACTGGGCCAATTCCGCTTCGACGGCGCTGCGCACCGCCGGCGGCAATTGGGCCAGATCGTCGACCCACACCAGTTCGCGCCCCTCGGCCGTACAGAGCGCGATGCCGCGCTGCGGATCGGAAATCGGAAAGCCGCGCACGGCATGCACGCCCACATGCTGGGCGCCATCGGGCAGGGTGAGCACCGCTTGACCGAAAGCGTCGTGCTGCAAGTGGAAATCGGACGCATTCAGATGCGTGGCAACTCGGTTATTCACAATCAATCCAACCTTTGCTTTGGCATCCTAATCATGAAATGCCGGCTAAATAAAGTTTCACACGCCAATGCCCTGCACCAGTTCCATTTGGGCCTTGTGCAGCCGGGCGTAAGCGCCTTCTTCCCGGAGCAACTCCGCATGTTTGCCAATTTCCGCAATGCGACCCCGTTCGACCACGACCAATCGATCGGCTTTGCGCAGCGTGCTTAACCTGTGGGCAATGGCGATGGTGGTGCGTCCGCGGATGAGGTTATCGAGCGCGATTTGAATTTCGCGCTCCGTTTCGGTATCGACCGACGAGGTGGCTTCGTCGAGGATCAAGATTCGCGGATCGATCAAAATCGCGCGGGCGATGGAAATTCGCTGCCGCTCGCCGCCGGAAAGCGATTGCCCGCGCTCGCCGACCAACGAATCGTACCCGTCGGGCAATTGCAAAATGAATTCGTGAGCCCGGGCCGCACGGGCGGCAGCCACGATTTCGGCCTGCGAGGCATTGGGCCGGCCGTACGCAATGTTCTCTGCAATCGTGCCGTAAAACAAAAACGGGTCTTGCAGCACCAGACCGATGTGCTTGCGATACTCGGCCACCGGATAGGAGCGAATGTCGACGCCGTCGACCAAAATCGCCCCTTCGGCCACATCGAAAAAACGGCAGATTAAATTGATGAGCGTGCTTTTGCCCGCGCCCGTGGGGCCCACCAGGCCGATCATCTCGCCCGGTTCGATTTGCAAATTAATGCCGTGCAGCACTTCGCGGGTGCCGTATTTGAACCGCACGCCGCGAAGTTCGATGCGACCTTGCAGCCGAGCGGGATGAACCGGGTTCACCGGTTCCGGCACGCTGGGCACCCGATCCAGAATTTCAAAAATCCGGTGCGAGCTGGCGGCCGCCCGCTGCGTGGTATAGACGATTCGCAGCATGGATTCCAAGCGGGCGTAAAATCGGCCGATGGCGCCCGTGAACAGCGAAATGACACCCAGCGTGATTTGATCATGAAAAATCAACCACACGCTGAAAGCCCAAACCGCCAACAGGCCCAATTCCGTGAGAAAACTAATGATCGGCCCAAAAAACGACCAGACGATATTCACGCCATCGTTGATCGAAACCAGATGCGCGTTGGCACGGTCGAAGCGTTCAATTTCGCGTTGTTCCTGAGCAAACGCTTTAACGACGCGAATGCCGGGGATGGTGTCGGCCAGCACGTTGTTCAAATGGGCGGTGGCAACCGTGGATTGATCGAAGCCGTGCCGCAATCGCCGACGCACGCCATACACCAGCCAAACGATAATCGGAAATGTCACCAACGTGCATAATGCCAACATGGGGCTGGTGTAAATCAGCACGGCCGCAGCCATGACAATCATCACCGAATCGCTGATAAAATCGACCAGGCTGACCGAAAGGAATACGCAAATGCGGTCGGTATCGTTGCTGATGCGCGACATTAAATCGCCCGTGCGCTTGCCGCCGAAAAACTCCAACGATAAACACTGCAAGTGCGCATACGTGCGAGTGCGCAAATCGCTGGCGATTCGCTCGCTCACCCAGCTGGTAACGTATAGGCGTCCCCAATTCAATAGCCACGCCAAAACCGCCGATCCAAATAATCCGACCAAATACCAACACGCTAGTTGCACCGACACCGCCTGGCCGTTAAAACGCGGGACCAGCACGTTATTGATCAGCGGCATGGTCAAGTACAAAGGGACCAGCGACGCCGCCGTTCCGGCAAAGGTGAGCAACAATCCGAGAACAACCATCAGCGCTCGCGGCTTGGCGAATGCAAACAACCGGAACAATGACGAAACCGGAGCCGGCGGCGCCACGGGAGCGCACGCCGCACAAATGCCGTCGCTGCTGGTGATGATGGCGCCGCAACTGGGACAAACCGTGGGAAGAACCACCACTTCAGTCGACAACTTGCCACGCTGCGATTGAATTGCCGCGCATTGCGATTCCAATCGCCGGGCGAATGCGCTGCGGGCCGCGGTGTATCGCCAAGATGCCAAACGGCTCGTTGCATCGCACAATTCCAAAGTGCCCACGGCGGCCTGATCGATGGCGTGCAACTTCAAATCCGCGGCAAGTGGCCAACTTTGCCACTGGCTGAGGTGGCCGTTGAGCTTCGAGGGAGAAGCCGCTGCCGGCGTAACAGCGAGAGCCTGTTTTTGCGGGCAGTAAGCCAGCATCCGTTTGTTCGTCAGCGCCACCAACCCCGGGGCGTAATGTAGTTGGCTATCGAGATCGGTTTCGAACCATCCGAGCAGCGATTCGTCGCCGGCTAATTGCGCCGACAACGACGCTTGCCAGACTGGGGGCAAAGCCTTCCAGGAATCGGATTTGAAGTCCAAGGGTTTCACCGAGACAAATGACGAAGGAAAGATAACGAGCGGTTTTCCTGGGCCACAAACGGGCTTCGAAATTACGGGATTGGGACAGCGCGGCAGGATAATCGGTTTCCGTAGCTTCTTCGTTCGTTATTGTGTGAGATCTGGGGGGCGTCACATCTTAACGGAGGGCTGCTTAGGGCGGCAATCTTGAGGTCGGGACCGTCACGCCGAGGGAGTAGCATATTGATTTTTCGTTTTATGGCCCACTGTTTGCATTCAGGTATGTTCAGGCGGGTCAAGAGCAAATCTTCTGCCTGTTCCAATATGACGAGAGCAGGTTACGACGATTTAAGTGATGAATGGGGATAAGCGTTCAGGGGAGGGTTTTTGTTCGGATGGAAGTTGTTTTGAAACTAGGTCAAACAGCTAATTCCAGGCTCAAAGGGGCGAAAAAAGTTCATAAAACACCCCAATCTTGACTAGAAAACCAAGCGAATTAGCATATCATGCTGATTAGGATAAATAGCGAGAATTAGGGGGTCCAGGAAGAGTTTAGACTCAACTGGCTGTAAATAATGAGTTTGCGAGCTGAATGTGACGGAAATTTTGCAAATATCTACTTAATTATAGGCAATACATAAGCGCCGCGAAACTGATGGCGCTGCGCAGTACGAAATACTACACATTTTAGGAAACCGTTGTCCTAGGAAGCTTGTAATTCGGCAATGATTGAACCCTCGAAATAGATTTGCCCGCCTTGTAGCGTTCTTGTAAGGAATCGCCGAGATTCCTCCCCCCTGAATATGAGAGCGCAGCTGAGTTGGATTGTGGCAAGGATGTGAAACGCAAGACCAGTTCGTTTTATTCCGTAATCACCGCTTTAACTTGTGCACCGTGGAAGGTGTCTGGATCCAAACGCCGTCGCAATTGTAGCAATAATGAATTAATGAGCCGTTCCGTTCAGGCTGCCTGGGCCTGACGGCGGTTTTTTCATCTTCCGGGCTATTATGCTGCCGAGAAATGGGCAGAGAATGAATTGATGAATTATGCAAATTCTGAAAGTGCAGAACTTGCGTGGACCGAATATCTGGGCGAACTTTCCCGTACTGGAAGCGTGGGTCGACCTAGGCGCGCTGAAGGACTGCGCCTCGGACGAGCTACCTGGCTTCAATGAACGGCTGAAGGCGTTTTTGCCGTCTCTGATCGAGCATCGCTGCAGTGTGGGGGAGCGCGGCGGCTTTTTCGAACGTCTGCGTCGCGGCACGTACTTGGCACACATTCTGGAACATGTGGTTCTGGAACTACAAACTTTAGCAGGCAG contains these protein-coding regions:
- a CDS encoding 3-isopropylmalate dehydrogenase, with translation MSTLKLAVIPGDGTGPEVTAEALKILNAVAPLENFKYETTHFDWGCERYLKTGETLPAGGADELRKFNAVFLGAVGHPDVAPGIIEKGLLLALRFELDQYINLRPVQLFPGVETPLAGKGPKDIDFVVVRENTEDLYCGVGGFLKKNTPDEVATQAAVYTRKGCERCIRWAFEYTRKRNNPKGKMLTLVAKTNVLTFGHDLWWRAFQAVAKDYPDVKADYNHVDACCMWMVKTPEYYDVIVTTNMFGDIITDLGAMIQGGLGVAAGGNINPDPGGVSMYEPMGGSAPKYTGQNVINPIAAIGAMSMLLEHSGQPKAAARVMKAVKHVTGTKMKSQAAGKMGYSTTQVGDLVCEAMVKG
- a CDS encoding HNH endonuclease, with protein sequence MTAFAQGGLSSSVLVLNRFYMAVHVVNVRRALGLLFRELAEVIHFEEGQYANYNFETWLEISTMRAASKQQHEDWIRAVNFELQAPRVIRLLSYDKVPRQTLRFNRRNLFARDGNHCQYCGRVFPTSELSLDHVMPRSRGGETSWENVVCACVNCNVRKGGRTPHEAHMKLVRPPIKPKRSPLLSVKLDNPKYESWKTFVDSAYWTVDLK
- a CDS encoding DUF1854 domain-containing protein yields the protein MNNRVATHLNASDFHLQHDAFGQAVLTLPDGAQHVGVHAVRGFPISDPQRGIALCTAEGRELVWVDDLAQLPPAVRSAVEAELAQSEFLPKIQRILSISMQTDPSEWNVETDRGQTKFLLKSKDDVRRLDQDRALITDAHGVRYLIADATALDRTSRRILERYL
- a CDS encoding ABC transporter ATP-binding protein; translation: MDFKSDSWKALPPVWQASLSAQLAGDESLLGWFETDLDSQLHYAPGLVALTNKRMLAYCPQKQALAVTPAAASPSKLNGHLSQWQSWPLAADLKLHAIDQAAVGTLELCDATSRLASWRYTAARSAFARRLESQCAAIQSQRGKLSTEVVVLPTVCPSCGAIITSSDGICAACAPVAPPAPVSSLFRLFAFAKPRALMVVLGLLLTFAGTAASLVPLYLTMPLINNVLVPRFNGQAVSVQLACWYLVGLFGSAVLAWLLNWGRLYVTSWVSERIASDLRTRTYAHLQCLSLEFFGGKRTGDLMSRISNDTDRICVFLSVSLVDFISDSVMIVMAAAVLIYTSPMLALCTLVTFPIIVWLVYGVRRRLRHGFDQSTVATAHLNNVLADTIPGIRVVKAFAQEQREIERFDRANAHLVSINDGVNIVWSFFGPIISFLTELGLLAVWAFSVWLIFHDQITLGVISLFTGAIGRFYARLESMLRIVYTTQRAAASSHRIFEILDRVPSVPEPVNPVHPARLQGRIELRGVRFKYGTREVLHGINLQIEPGEMIGLVGPTGAGKSTLINLICRFFDVAEGAILVDGVDIRSYPVAEYRKHIGLVLQDPFLFYGTIAENIAYGRPNASQAEIVAAARAARAHEFILQLPDGYDSLVGERGQSLSGGERQRISIARAILIDPRILILDEATSSVDTETEREIQIALDNLIRGRTTIAIAHRLSTLRKADRLVVVERGRIAEIGKHAELLREEGAYARLHKAQMELVQGIGV